Proteins from a genomic interval of Paenibacillus sp. RC334:
- a CDS encoding helix-turn-helix transcriptional regulator: MRTIRLKLNEVMTQRGLTQTQLSELSGVRQAAISEMSRNIREQINLKTLIKIADALEIDDISELIAIENSEKDRL; the protein is encoded by the coding sequence ATGAGAACGATTCGGCTTAAATTGAACGAGGTTATGACACAACGGGGACTTACGCAAACTCAACTTTCCGAACTATCTGGTGTTCGTCAGGCGGCTATATCAGAAATGTCACGGAACATTCGTGAACAAATAAATCTAAAAACACTTATCAAAATCGCGGATGCACTTGAAATTGATGATATATCTGAACTCATAGCAATTGAAAATTCTGAAAAGGATCGCCTATAA
- a CDS encoding iron-sulfur cluster assembly accessory protein: protein MINITDSAAERLKDMLEQQETPNMFLRLGVTPGGCTGFSYAMGFDDNETDQDIYMNVQDMKIVVEKESIRYLDGLEIDFEESGMSGGFTIHNPNAIATCGCGSSFRTATDAGKPNEEPC, encoded by the coding sequence ATGATTAACATCACCGATTCCGCTGCCGAGCGCTTGAAAGATATGCTGGAGCAGCAGGAAACGCCGAATATGTTTTTGCGTCTGGGTGTTACGCCGGGCGGTTGCACCGGATTCTCGTATGCCATGGGCTTTGACGACAACGAGACGGATCAGGATATATATATGAACGTACAGGATATGAAGATTGTAGTGGAAAAGGAAAGCATCCGCTACCTGGACGGTCTGGAAATCGACTTTGAAGAGTCTGGTATGTCAGGCGGTTTTACCATTCATAATCCGAATGCAATCGCTACCTGTGGTTGCGGTTCAAGCTTCCGTACAGCTACGGATGCAGGGAAGCCGAACGAAGAGCCTTGTTAA
- a CDS encoding S-layer homology domain-containing protein, with protein sequence MLKKKWLITPLVAVALFFSQSAFAANTFTDVNGTKYEWAAESIRSMVDKGVVKGYEDGTFKPGKTITKAEFVNMFHKLFPEINHSSGKASEFVDARKHWANKDFAALFNGDYVWGFTERVGGKYPNYQFYINPDKPLTRWDVMMIASVRTDYTNQTLHPEIKEVISAAAQYKDIKIRKANYNDNYSFSYPVIYIDTTQEEPYYDGDSQDQKGEAFYTLTNMGVLTANDGYLHPKALVTRAEAVTILQRLYEATKQSK encoded by the coding sequence ATGTTGAAAAAGAAATGGCTTATCACTCCGCTGGTTGCGGTGGCACTGTTTTTTAGCCAATCCGCATTCGCGGCAAATACGTTTACTGATGTGAACGGGACAAAATATGAGTGGGCTGCTGAATCTATTCGTTCGATGGTCGACAAAGGCGTTGTCAAGGGCTATGAGGATGGGACCTTCAAGCCAGGCAAAACCATAACGAAAGCGGAATTTGTAAATATGTTTCACAAGCTTTTTCCAGAGATCAATCATTCGTCCGGAAAAGCTTCAGAATTTGTTGATGCGCGTAAGCACTGGGCGAATAAAGATTTTGCAGCATTATTCAATGGGGATTATGTTTGGGGCTTCACTGAAAGAGTAGGAGGCAAATATCCAAACTATCAATTCTATATCAATCCCGACAAACCGCTGACCCGCTGGGATGTTATGATGATTGCTTCCGTTCGGACGGATTATACGAATCAGACTCTTCATCCTGAGATCAAGGAAGTAATCTCTGCAGCTGCGCAGTATAAGGATATAAAAATTCGTAAGGCGAATTACAATGACAATTACTCGTTCAGCTATCCAGTAATATACATCGACACGACTCAAGAGGAGCCCTATTATGATGGAGATTCCCAAGATCAAAAAGGAGAAGCATTCTACACCCTGACTAATATGGGCGTCCTTACCGCCAATGATGGATACCTTCACCCCAAAGCGCTAGTCACACGGGCTGAGGCGGTTACCATTTTACAGCGTTTGTACGAAGCCACAAAGCAATCGAAGTGA